In a single window of the Gossypium hirsutum isolate 1008001.06 chromosome A13, Gossypium_hirsutum_v2.1, whole genome shotgun sequence genome:
- the LOC107893433 gene encoding omega-6 fatty acid desaturase, chloroplastic isoform X2 → MACKISNSMFICLGPSQRPIRSQTIAIHSSTASICHLKWDNLLVKGINHRKGIIPLRRNKVIQAVAVPVRPSSADSADSAEYRKQLAETYGFRQIGEPLPDNVTLKDVIDTLPRKIDDVKAWTSVLISVTSYALGIFMISKAPWYLLPLAWAWTGTAITGFFVIGHDCAHKSFSKNKLLEDIVGTLAFLPLIYPYEPWRFKHDRHHAKTNMLSEDTAWHPVWEKEFETSPFLRKAIMFGYGPFRPWMSIAHWLIWHFDLNKFRPNEVKRVKISLACVFAFMAIGWPLIIYKTGIMGWIKFWLMPWLGYHFWMSTFTMVHHTAPHIPFKHSDEWNAAQAQLNGTVHCDYPRWIEVLCHDINVHIPHHVSSRIPSYNLRAAHKSIQENWGPYLNEATWNWRLMKTIMTVCHVYDKEQNYIGFDELAPNEASPITFLKRVMPDYA, encoded by the exons ATGGCTTGTAAAATCTCAAATTCCATGTTCATTTGCTTG GGTCCTAGTCAAAGGCCAATTAGGAGCCAAACAATTGCTATTCATTCTTCTACTG CAAGTATCTGTCATTTGAAGTGGGACAATCTTCTCGTTAAGGGAATTAACCATAGGAAGGGTATAATTCCCTTAAGAAGGAATAAAGTCATACAAGCTGTGGCGGTTCCAGTAAGACCATCTTCAGCAGACAGTGCTGACAGTGCTGAGTACAGAAAACAGTTAGCGGAAACTTATGGATTCAGGCAAATTGGAGAGCCTCTTCCTGATAATGTTACATTAAAGGATGTTATAGACACCCTTCCAAGAAAG ATTGACGATGTGAAAGCATGGACTTCAGTTTTAATATCTGTCACTTCCTATGCATTGGGGATCTTCATGATTTCAAAAGCCCCATGGTATCTACTTCCTTTAGCTTGGGCATGGACAGGAACAGCAATAACTGGG TTCTTTGTTATAGGCCACGATTGCgctcacaaatcattttcaaaaaACAAATTATTGGAAGACATTGTGGGAACTCTGGCCTTTCTACCACTAATATACCCATATGAGCCATGGCGGTTTAAGCATGACAGGCACCATGCAAAGACAAACAT GCTATCAGAAGATACAGCTTGGCACCCTGTTTGGGAAAAAGAGTTTGAGACTTCTCCTTTTCTACGCAAAGCAATCATGTTCGGTTATGGCCCATTTCGACCTTGGATGTCCATAGCTCACTG GTTGATATGGCACTTTGATTTGAACAAGTTCAGACCGAATGAAGTCAAAAGAGTGAAGATCAGTTTGGCTTGTGTTTTTGCATTTATGGCAATTGGATGGCCATTGATCATCTATAAGACGGGAATAATGGGATGGATCAAGTTTTGGCTAATGCCATGGTTAGGCTATCACTTTTGG ATGAGTACATTCACAATGGTGCATCACACGGCCCCTCATATACCCTTCAAACATTCAGATGAATGGAATGCGGCTCAGGCTCAGCTTAATGGAACAGTGCATTGTGATTACCCTCGTtg GATTGAGGTCCTCTGCCATGATATCAATGTTCACATTCCGCATCATGTATCTTCAAGGATACCAAGTTATAATCTACGAGCAGCACATAAGTCTATTCAAGAGAACTGGGGACCG TATCTGAACGAGGCTACATGGAATTGGCGTCTGATGAAGACGATAATGACAGTGTGCCATGTTTACGACAAGGAGCAAAATTACATCGGTTTTGATGAACTTGCACCTAATGAAGCTTCTCCAATCACATTCCTGAAAAGAGTAATGCCTGATTATGCTTAA
- the LOC107893437 gene encoding leucine aminopeptidase 1, whose amino-acid sequence MAHTLGLTQPANIELPKISFAAKEIDVAEWKGDLLAVGVTEKDMTKDENSKFQNPILKKLDGLLGSLLAEASFEEDFTGKAGQSLVHRLPGLGSKRVGLFGLGQSASSPAAFHGLGEAVAAAAKTAQASSAAVILASSECPSVMSKGNTAAAIVSGTVLGLYEDNRYKSESKKPQLKSLDILGLGTGPEIEKKIKYAEVVSCAIIFGRELVNSPANVLTPAALAAEASKIASLYSDVLSANILTEEQCRELKMGSYLGVAAASANPPHFIHLCYKPPSGPVKTKLALVGKGLTFDSGGYNIKTGPGSSIETMKVDMGGSAAVFGAAKALGQIKPSGVEVHFIVASCENMISGKGMRPGDIVTASNGKTIEVNNTDAEGRLTLADALVYACNQGVEKIVDLATLTGACVVALGPSIAGVFTPDDDLAKELFQASEASGEKLWRMPLEESYWESMKSGVADMVNTGGRQGGAINAALFLKQFVDEKVKWMHIDMAGPVLNDKKHVATGFGISTLVEWVLKNSSS is encoded by the exons ATGGCACACACTCTTGGTCTTACTCAACCAGCAAACATAGAACTCCCCAAG ATCTCTTTTGCTGCAAAAGAGATCGATGTGGCAGAATGGAAAGGGGACTTACTTGCAGTTGGGGTCACTGAAAAAGACATGACCAAAGATGAAAACTCCAAGTTCCAAAAcccaattttgaaaaaattagatGGCCTGTTGGGTAGTCTCTTAGCTGAGGCCTCTTTTGAGGAGGATTTCACTGGGAAAGCTGGCCAGTCCTTGGTTCATAGACTTCCAGGCCTTGGCTCCAAAAGGGTTGGTTTGTTTGGCCTTGGTCAGTCAGCTTCATCGCCAGCTGCTTTTCATGGTCTTGGTGAGGCTGTTGCTGCAGCTGCAAAGACTGCTCAAGCCAGTAGTGCCGCCGTCATCCTTGCCTCTTCAGAATGTCCTTCCGTCATGTCGAAGGGCAACACTGCTGCAGCTATTGTATCTG GGACGGTGCTGGGATTATATGAAGATAATAGATACAAATCTGAGTCAAAGAAACCACAGCTTAAATCTCTGGATATTCTTGGTCTTGGAACTGGACCAGAGATAGAGAAGAAGATCAAGTATGCTGAAGTTGTTTCTTGTGCTATAATATTTGGAAGAGAGCTTGTGAATTCACCAGCCAACGTACTTACCCCTG CTGCATTAGCCGCAGAGGCTTCAAAGATTGCTTCACTGTACAGTGATGTTCTGTCTGCAAACATCTTGACCGAAGAGCAATGCAGGGAATTGAAGATGGGATCTTATCTTGGAGTTGCTGCAGCATCTGCAAATCCTcctcattttattcatttatgcTACAAACCACCAAGCGGACCTGTTAAAACCAAGTTAGCATTAGTTGGAAAAGGGTTGACTTTCGACag TGGTGGCTACAATATCAAGACTGGACCTGGTTCCTCGATCGAAACCATGAAAGTAGACATGGGAGGTTCGGCAGCTGTTTTTGGTGCAGCAAAAGCCCTTGGACAAATCAAACCTTCTGGAGTAGAG GTTCATTTTATTGTTGCATCTTGTGAAAACATGATAAGTGGAAAGGGTATGAGGCCTGGAGATATTGTCACAGCTTCAAATGGAAAGACAATTGAG GTTAATAACACTGATGCAGAAGGTAGGCTTACACTAGCAGATGCTTTGGTTTATGCTTGCAACCAAGGTGTTGAGAAG ATAGTTGACCTGGCAACACTAACCGGGGCTTGTGTTGTTGCTCTTGGACCCTCAATTGCAG GCGTCTTCACACCCGATGATGATCTAGCAAAGGAGTTATTTCAAGCTTCAGAGGCTAGTGGTGAGAAACTTTGGAGGATGCCATTAGAGGAAAGCTATTGGGAATCAATGAAATCAGGAGTTGCTGATATGGTAAATACCGGCGGTCGTCAAGGCGGTGCTATCAATGCAGCTCTGTTCTTGAAACAA TTTGTTGATGAAAAAGTAAAGTGGATGCACATTGACATGGCTGGGCCTGTCTTGAATGATAAGAAGCATGTGGCAACTGGATTTGGCATCTCAACTTTGGTGGAATGGGTTCTGAAGAACTCTTCTTCTTAA
- the LOC107893433 gene encoding omega-6 fatty acid desaturase, chloroplastic isoform X1, translating into MACKISNSMFICLGPSQRPIRSQTIAIHSSTASICHLKWDNLLVKGINHRKGIIPLRRNKVIQAVAVPVRPSSADSADSAEYRKQLAETYGFRQIGEPLPDNVTLKDVIDTLPRKVFEIDDVKAWTSVLISVTSYALGIFMISKAPWYLLPLAWAWTGTAITGFFVIGHDCAHKSFSKNKLLEDIVGTLAFLPLIYPYEPWRFKHDRHHAKTNMLSEDTAWHPVWEKEFETSPFLRKAIMFGYGPFRPWMSIAHWLIWHFDLNKFRPNEVKRVKISLACVFAFMAIGWPLIIYKTGIMGWIKFWLMPWLGYHFWMSTFTMVHHTAPHIPFKHSDEWNAAQAQLNGTVHCDYPRWIEVLCHDINVHIPHHVSSRIPSYNLRAAHKSIQENWGPYLNEATWNWRLMKTIMTVCHVYDKEQNYIGFDELAPNEASPITFLKRVMPDYA; encoded by the exons ATGGCTTGTAAAATCTCAAATTCCATGTTCATTTGCTTG GGTCCTAGTCAAAGGCCAATTAGGAGCCAAACAATTGCTATTCATTCTTCTACTG CAAGTATCTGTCATTTGAAGTGGGACAATCTTCTCGTTAAGGGAATTAACCATAGGAAGGGTATAATTCCCTTAAGAAGGAATAAAGTCATACAAGCTGTGGCGGTTCCAGTAAGACCATCTTCAGCAGACAGTGCTGACAGTGCTGAGTACAGAAAACAGTTAGCGGAAACTTATGGATTCAGGCAAATTGGAGAGCCTCTTCCTGATAATGTTACATTAAAGGATGTTATAGACACCCTTCCAAGAAAG GTGTTTGAGATTGACGATGTGAAAGCATGGACTTCAGTTTTAATATCTGTCACTTCCTATGCATTGGGGATCTTCATGATTTCAAAAGCCCCATGGTATCTACTTCCTTTAGCTTGGGCATGGACAGGAACAGCAATAACTGGG TTCTTTGTTATAGGCCACGATTGCgctcacaaatcattttcaaaaaACAAATTATTGGAAGACATTGTGGGAACTCTGGCCTTTCTACCACTAATATACCCATATGAGCCATGGCGGTTTAAGCATGACAGGCACCATGCAAAGACAAACAT GCTATCAGAAGATACAGCTTGGCACCCTGTTTGGGAAAAAGAGTTTGAGACTTCTCCTTTTCTACGCAAAGCAATCATGTTCGGTTATGGCCCATTTCGACCTTGGATGTCCATAGCTCACTG GTTGATATGGCACTTTGATTTGAACAAGTTCAGACCGAATGAAGTCAAAAGAGTGAAGATCAGTTTGGCTTGTGTTTTTGCATTTATGGCAATTGGATGGCCATTGATCATCTATAAGACGGGAATAATGGGATGGATCAAGTTTTGGCTAATGCCATGGTTAGGCTATCACTTTTGG ATGAGTACATTCACAATGGTGCATCACACGGCCCCTCATATACCCTTCAAACATTCAGATGAATGGAATGCGGCTCAGGCTCAGCTTAATGGAACAGTGCATTGTGATTACCCTCGTtg GATTGAGGTCCTCTGCCATGATATCAATGTTCACATTCCGCATCATGTATCTTCAAGGATACCAAGTTATAATCTACGAGCAGCACATAAGTCTATTCAAGAGAACTGGGGACCG TATCTGAACGAGGCTACATGGAATTGGCGTCTGATGAAGACGATAATGACAGTGTGCCATGTTTACGACAAGGAGCAAAATTACATCGGTTTTGATGAACTTGCACCTAATGAAGCTTCTCCAATCACATTCCTGAAAAGAGTAATGCCTGATTATGCTTAA
- the LOC107893434 gene encoding probable LRR receptor-like serine/threonine-protein kinase At2g24230 has product MAEMGFGFFDCLLILSLLFKHVTCQLPNTDYFYVSDFLKKMGSNSYMSHNNSIPVFTWKGVQCDAKGENVIGLKASGLGLTGLIPDSTIGKLTKLRFLDLSNNRITALPSDLWSLGSLKRLNLSCNKITGSLSNNIGNFGRLQVVDLSDNDFSGEIPETISSLVSLQTLKLAGNGFEGSIPTGILRCWSLVSLDLSSNRLNGTLPDGLTAAFPKLKYLNLARNEIYGNLFQGDIHQVNFNWSHLVYLDLSENRLSGEIFVNLSQALNLRHLNLAYNRFARQKVPRIGMLSSLESLNLSKTSLVGHIPSEISELSYLHTIDVSSNNLSGEIPVPVLQKLPLMKRFNFSYNNLTLCASGFSLDTFETAFYGSLNSCPIAANPVLFKRRAHIHKVFTLNLALALTLAMVCLLAGLLFLAFNCRKKSRTWLVKQPSYKEEQNMSGPFSFQTDSTTWVADVKHATSVPVMMFEKPLLNITFADLLSATSNFSISTLVSEGKFGPVYRGFLPGGIYVAVKILVHGSTLTDHEVARELEYLGRIKHPNLVPLIGYCLAGDQRIAIYDHMENGNLQDLLHDTREEDSEGLSTLTTWTFRHKIALGIARALAFLHHGCSPPLVHKDVKASSVYLDLNLEPRLSDFGLAKLFGTSLEDDEISGRSPAYVPPEFSQLESDDTPTPKSDVYCFGVVLFELITGKKQIRDDYPEEQEANLVSWVRGLVRKNQGSKAIDPKIRDTGAVYQMEEALKIAYLCTAELPTKRPSMQQIVGLLKDIEPTASQ; this is encoded by the coding sequence ATGGCTGAAATGGGTTTTGGTTTCTTCGATTGTTTACTAATTTTGTCATTGTTGTTCAAGCATGTTACTTGTCAACTACCCAACACAGATTATTTTTATGTCTCTGATTTCCTGAAGAAAATGGGCTCAAACTCTTACATGTCCCACAACAACTCTATTCCTGTTTTTACATGGAAAGGGGTACAATGTGATGCCAAAGGGGAGAATGTTATTGGTTTAAAGGCTTCTGGTTTAGGCCTAACTGGTTTGATTCCTGATTCCACCATTGGCAAGCTAACCAAGCTTCGGTTTTTGGATCTTAGCAACAACAGAATCACAGCTTTGCCTTCGGATTTATGGAGTTTAGGGTCACTCAAGAGACTTAACCTCTCCTGTAATAAAATTACAGGGTCTCTCTCTAACAACATTGGCAACTTTGGTCGGCTACAAGTTGTTGATCTTTCAGACAATGATTTCTCTGGGGAAATACCTGAAACTATAAGTTCCCTGGTAAGTTTGCAAACTCTTAAGCTTGCTGGGAATGGATTTGAAGGAAGCATTCCAACAGGTATTCTAAGGTGCTGGTCTTTGGTTTCGCTTGATCTCTCCTCCAATCGTCTTAATGGTACCTTGCCAGATGGTCTCACTGCAGCATTTCCTAAGCTCAAATATTTGAACCTTGCCAGAAATGAGATTTATGGCAACTTGTTTCAAGGTGACATTCATCAGGTAAATTTCAACTGGTCTCATTTGGTTTATTTAGACTTGTCTGAAAACCGGCTTAGTGGCGAAATTTTCGTAAACCTGAGTCAAGCTCTTAATCTTAGACACCTTAATCTTGCATATAATCGATTTGCTAGACAAAAAGTCCCGAGAATCGGAATGCTTTCGAGTTTAGAGTCTCTCAATTTGTCTAAAACCAGCCTCGTCGGTCATATTCCGAGTGAAATTTCAGAACTGAGTTATTTACATACAATTGATGTTTCATCAAACAATTTGAGTGGAGAAATCCCTGTTCCTGTCTTGCAAAAactgccattgatgaagagattCAACTTCTCTTACAACAACTTAACCCTTTGTGCTTCAGGTTTCTCCCTTGACACCTTTGAAACAGCCTTTTATGGTTCATTAAACAGTTGTCCCATTGCTGCAAATCCTGTCCTGTTCAAAAGAAGAGCTCATATACACAAAGTTTTCACTCTTAACCTTGCTTTAGCTTTAACCCTTGCCATGGTCTGCTTGCTCGCCGGTTTGCTATTCTTAGCCTTTAATTGCAGAAAGAAATCTAGGACATGGCTAGTTAAACAACCTTCATATAAAGAAGAACAAAATATGTCAGGTCCGTTTTCTTTCCAAACCGATTCGACCACATGGGTGGCTGATGTTAAACATGCAACATCAGTCCCTGTAATGATGTTTGAGAAACCATTGTTAAACATCACATTTGCAGACCTCTTGTCTGCAACATCAAATTTCAGTATAAGCACCTTAGTGTCAGAAGGGAAATTTGGGCCTGTTTACAGAGGATTTCTGCCTGGTGGGATCTATGTAGCTGTTAAAATCTTGGTTCATGGATCAACATTGACTGACCATGAAGTTGCAAGAGAGCTCGAGTATCTTGGTCGAATCAAACACCCGAATCTTGTCCCGTTAATCGGATATTGCTTGGCTGGGGATCAAAGGATTGCCATATATGATCACATGGAGAATGGAAACTTGCAGGACTTGTTACATGATACTCGGGAAGAAGACTCTGAAGGGCTATCAACATTAACAACATGGACATTTCGACACAAAATAGCCCTCGGCATTGCACGAGCATTGGCGTTTCTTCACCATGGCTGCTCACCTCCATTAGTCCACAAAGATGTTAAAGCTAGTAGTGTTTATCTTGACTTGAACTTGGAGCCTAGATTGTCGGATTTTGGATTGGCTAAACTTTTTGGAACTAGTCTAGAGGATGATGAAATTAGCGGTAGATCACCTGCATATGTACCACCAGAGTTTTCCCAGCTGGAATCCGATGATACCCCCACACCAAAATCTGATGTATATTGCTTCGGTGTTGTTTTGTTTGAGCTAATCACAGGGAAAAAGCAGATCAGAGACGATTATCCTGaggaacaagaagcaaatttgGTTAGTTGGGTTAGAGGATTGGTGAGAAAAAACCAAGGTTCAAAAGCCATTGATCCTAAAATTCGTGATACAGGAGCAGTTTACCAAATGGAGGAAGCCCTCAAGATTGCATATCTGTGTACGGCTGAACTTCCTACAAAGCGACCAAGCATGCAACAAATTGTTGGCCTTCTCAAGGATATTGAACCCACAGCTTCTCAATGA
- the LOC107893435 gene encoding uncharacterized protein: protein MLGAPRLRSMNAPDSEARPVLGPAGNKAGSLSARKPASKPLRKVEKSPAEVTATEEKKSLPSSIVSSLSPKKHSVSVPSVLRRHEKLLHSNLSLNASCSSDASTDSFHSRASTGRLIRSNSVGSRRKPYASKPRSFVSDSGSDSPSDGSHQKKRCAWVTPNTDPSYATFHDEEWGVPVHDDKKLFELLVLSGALSELTWPAILSKRQMFREVFMDFDPAAVSKLNEKKLIAPGSVSSSLLSELKLRAIIENARQISKVIDEFGSFDEYIWSFVNHKPIISKFRYPRQVPVKTPKADVISKDLVRRGFRSVGPTVIYSFMQVAGITNDHLTGCFRFQECTTAAEGKEVEIKERAEVKKPDNSVSVIKSELSIAIDELSFSCE, encoded by the exons ATGTTGGGTGCACCGAGATTGAGGTCAATGAATGCTCCTGATTCCGAGGCACGGCCTGTACTGGGACCGGCAGGGAACAAGGCCGGTTCATTGAGTGCAAGAAAACCAGCTTCAAAGCCTTTGAGGAAGGTTGAAAAGTCTCCAGCTGAGGTCACTGCAACAGAGGAGAAAAAATCCCTTCCATCATCTATTGTTAGTTCACTTTCTCCGAAGAAACATTCTGTCAGTGTTCCTTCAGTGCTTCGTCGCCATGAGAAGTTATTACATTCTAATTTATCACTAAATGCTTCATGCTCATCGGATGCTTCCACGGATTCATTTCACAGTCGAGCATCTACTGGTAGGTTAATTCGGTCAAATAGTGTTGGAAGTAGGAGGAAGCCATATGCGTCAAAGCCAAGAAGCTTTGTTTCTGATAGTGGTTCGGATTCGCCATCTGATGGTTCACATCAGAAAAAGAGATGTGCGTGGGTGACACCAAATACAG ATCCAAGTTATGCCACTTTCCATGATGAAGAGTGGGGAGTTCCTGTACATGATGACAA GAAATTGTTTGAGCTGCTTGTACTTTCGGGTGCATTATCTGAACTTACATGGCCTGCTATCTTAAGCAAAAGGCAAATGTTTAG GGAAGTTTTCATGGATTTTGATCCTGCCGCTGTATCAAAATTGAATGAGAAGAAGTTAATAGCACCTGGTAGCGTGTCAAGTTCTTTGTTATCAGAACTAAAGCTTCGAGCTATTATTGAGAATGCACGCCAAATATCTAAG GTTATAGATGAGTTTGGGTCATTTGATGAATATATTTGGAGTTTTGTGAACCACAAGCCTATAATAAGCAAATTCAGATATCCTCGCCAGGTTCCTGTTAAAACCCCAAAAGCAGATGTCATAAGCAAAGATCTGGTAAGAAGGGGTTTTCGAAGTGTGGGGCCAACGGTCATCTACTCGTTCATGCAAGTAGCAGGAATAACAAACGACCATCTCACGGGCTGTTTCAGATTCCAGGAGTGTACAACAGCAGCAGAAGGAAAAGAAGTTGAGATCAAAGAGAGGGCTGAAGTAAAAAAACCCGATAATAGTGTTAGTGTGATCAAATCAGAATTATCCATAGCTATCGATGAATTGAGTTTCTCCTGCGAATGA